The following nucleotide sequence is from Tolumonas lignilytica.
GATTGTCAACTGGGTACTGCGTTGCGTTTCTTCTTGCGCCAGATAGGTTTCCAGCGCTTTATCTTTCAGACTCTTGACCCGACCGAAGAGATCCAGTTCATAAGCACTGATACCGACAGTGGCCGAGTCAGTGCTGCTGATTTTGGGGGCTGCACCTGAATAGGCGGTCGGAATTCGTTGTCTTGACTGATAGCCGTCCGCAGTCAGCGTGGGGAACTCTGCTGCGCGTTGAATTTGATACTGAGCCCGGTAGGCTTCAACATTCAGCACGGCAATCCGTTGATCACGATTATTTTTCAGTGCCAGATCGATTAACTGTTGCAGTGCAGGATCGGTAAAGACATCTTTCCAGCCGGTTTCTTTCGCAATCTCGTTGGTATTTACGACGTAATTGGCAGGAATCGGTGCCGCCGGACGTTGATAGTCCGGCGCCATAGAACAACCTGCTAATAATAAGGGAACGATGAACGCAAGAGGGCGTTTAATCATGGTTGTTCTCCGCAGTTGTCAATGTTGTTAGGTTTTTTCGATATTTACTGAAATATTTCATGACCAGCACAAAGAAGCTGGGAACATAGAAAATGGCCAATAAGGTTGCGGCAATCATCCCCCCGGTGACACCGGTACCGATGGCATGACGACCATTGGCCCCTGCGCCCGTACTGATCACCAGCGGTAATACGCCAAGTAAGAATGCCATGGATGTCATCAGAATGGGGCGCAATCGAATTCGAGCAGCTTCGATCACCGCCTGCTTTAACCCCATTCCCTTATCGAACAGTTCTTTAGCGAATTCTACGATAAGGATAGCATTTTTCGCCGATAGACCAATGGTCGTCAGGAGCCCGACCTGGAAGAAAATGTCATTCGATAGCGTGCGCAACGTGGCGGCAGTCAGTGCACCGAACACCCCGAGCGGCACAATCAGCATGACCGAGAACGGTATTGACCAGCTCTCATAAAGTGCAGCCAGACATAGGAATACGACCAGCAAGGAAATGGCATACAACGCGGGAGCCTGACTGCCGGAAACCTGTTCTTGATAGGAAAGTCCGGTCCATTCATAGCCAATACCGGGTGGAAGCTGGGCAATCAGTTTGGATATTTCAGCCATGGCCTGACCACTGCTGTAACCGGCTTTCGGTTCACCCACAATTTCAACCGCAGAAGAACCGTTATAGCGTTGCAAATTGGGCGAGCCAAAGCTCCAACTTCCTTTAGCAAAGGCTGAGAACGGAACCATCTTGCTGGAGGAGTTGCGAACATACCAAAGGTTGAGGTGTTCGGGTTGCATACGGAAAGGCGCATCCGCCTGAACATAAACGGTTTTGACACGACCGCGGTCAATAAAGTCATCCACATATTTAGAACCCCAGGCGATAGACAGTGCATTGTTGATATCATTGACGGTCAAACCTAACGCCATGGCTTTTTCATAGTCGATCGAGATGTTGTATTCCGGAGTGTCTTCCATACCATTCGGACGGACACGGGTCAGAATCGGATCTTTTGCTGCCATCCCCAATAACTGGTTGCGTGCGGCAATTAATTTATCATGACCAAGACCGCCCTCATCCTTCAAGAATAGATCGAAGCCGGTGGCATTACCGAGTTCACGAATGGCGGGCAGGTTGAACGCAAAAATAGAGGCATCTTTCACCTGCATAAAATGCCCCATGGCACGACCTGCAATCGCGGTGGAATCAGTTCCGTCTGCAGTTCGCTGGCTCCAGTCTTTCAGTTTGACGAATGCGAGCCCCATGTTCTGTCCGCTACCGGCAAAGCTGAAACCAGCAATGGTAAAGACTGTTTGAACATTATTCTTTTCCTGGGTGGTGAAGTAATTGGACACGCCATCCAATACCTTCATGGTTCGTTCCTGTGTGGCGCCGGTAGGTAATTGCACCATGACCATCAGTGCCCCCTGATCTTCTTCGGGCAGGAACGACGTTGGTAATTTGGTAAACATGAACGCCAGTGCCGCCAGCAGGGCCGTATAGATGATCAGCATGCGCCCGGTATGTTGCAGTGCTTTTCCAACCCAGGTGCGATAACGGCGGGTGTTGCGCTCGAACATCCGGTTAAACCAGCCGAAGAAGCCTTTCTGGATACCATGATCCCCTTTCGGCACTGGCTTCAGCAAGGTGGCACATAACGCCGGTGTCAGGATCAGCGCCACGATCACCGACAGGGCCATGGCCGACACGATGGTGACAGAGAACTGGCGATAAATTGCGCCGGTTGAGCCACTGAAAAAGGCCATGGGCACAAACACCGCAGAAAGCACCAGTGCAATACCGACCAGTGCTCCCGTGATTTGATCCATCGATTTTCGGGTGGCTTCAAGCGGTGACAAGCCTTCTTCTGACATCACACGTTCAACGTTTTCGACTACGACAATCGCGTCATCCACGAGCAACCCGATCGCGAGTACCAAGCCGAACATCGTGAGCGTATTAATGCTATAGCCGAAGACAGACATGATCCCGAAGGTACCCAGCAAAACCACGGGTACTGCAATCGTTGGGATCAGGGTCGCCCGGAAGTTTTGCAGGAACAGGTACATGATGAAGAACACCAGTACAATCGCTTCAATCAGCGTATGAGCCACTTCGCTGATCGAAATTTTAACGAAAGTAGTGGAGTCATAGGGGTACATCAACTTCAAGCCAGCAGGGAAATACTTGGATAATTCATCCATTTTGGCTTTAACAATCTTCGCAGTATCCAGCGCGTTGGCACCACTGGCGAGGCTGATCGCAATACCGGACGCCGGTTTGCCATCAAGACGCGCAACCGATGCATAACTTTGTGCGCCTAATTCGATGCGGGCGACATCCCGCAAACGAACCTGAGAGCCATCTGCATTGACTTTAAGGAGGATATTTTTAAATTCGTCAACGTTGGTCAAACGGCCTTGTGCTGTAATTGTTGCGTTCAGTTGCTGACCGGGTACGGCAGGTGCTGCGCCCAGCTGGCCTACAGAAAACTGGGTGTTTTGCGCATCAATGGCACTGGTGACATCTGATGGCATCAGGTTGTAACTGTTCAGTTTGTTCGGATCAAGCCAGATACGCATTGCATATTGAGAACCGAATACGCGAACTGAGCCGACCCCTTCCAGACGACTCAGCGGTTCCTTGATATTGGTGACCATATAGTCACTGATATCCGACTGGTTCATTTTCCCATCTTGCGAAATCAGTGCGACCACCATCAGGAAGGCCGAATTTGATTTCTCAACGGTCACCCCTTGATCCTGAACGGCTTGCGGCAGAGAACTCAGCGCTTGCTGGACTTTGTTCTGAACCTGAACTTGCGCGGTATCCGGATTGGTTCCTGCCATAAAGTTCAGTGTCACGGTAACACTGCCACTGGAGTCACTCTGGGAAGACATATACAGCAAGTTATCGATCCCGGTCATATTTTGCTCCAGGATCTGTGTCACGCTGTCTTCGACCGTTTTTGCCGATGCGCCAGGATAGGTTGCCTGGATCCGCACAGAAGGCGGCGCAATGGTCGGGTATTGTTCAATGGGTAGATTCTTGATGGCTAATGCACCAGCCAGCATGATCACTATTGCTATCACCCACGCAAAAATGGGGCGATCAATAAAAAATCGGGACATAATGACTCCGCTGGAAATTATTGGTTATTGGTTGCTGCTGTTTCTAATGAACTAGCATCAACCACACTGGCTTTCACGGTGACACCTGCCGTCACTTTTTGTGTGCCACTGACAATGATTTTGTCACCGGCTTTCAGGCCACTTTTAACCAGCCAGTTATTTCCAACTGTGCGTACCGTTTCAAACGGATGTTGTTCTACCTGATTTTTTGCATTAACCAGCAACACGGTCGCATTTCCTTTCGGGTCATGACTCACCGCTAACTGCGGAACCAGAATGGCATCATGCAATGCGGCTTCCCCTAATTCAGCACGCACAAACATGCCCGGCAGGAGTTGTAAGTCGTGGTTCGGGAAGATGGCGCGGACAGTCACACTGCCTGTGCTGGTGTCTACCGTGACATCAGAAAACTGCAATTTACCGGTTTCGGTATATCGGGAACCATCATCAAACAATAAATTCACCTTGGCAGCCTGAGCCCCGGCTGATTCCAGTTGGCCACTGGCGAGTGCTCTTTTCAGCTTC
It contains:
- a CDS encoding efflux RND transporter permease subunit, encoding MSRFFIDRPIFAWVIAIVIMLAGALAIKNLPIEQYPTIAPPSVRIQATYPGASAKTVEDSVTQILEQNMTGIDNLLYMSSQSDSSGSVTVTLNFMAGTNPDTAQVQVQNKVQQALSSLPQAVQDQGVTVEKSNSAFLMVVALISQDGKMNQSDISDYMVTNIKEPLSRLEGVGSVRVFGSQYAMRIWLDPNKLNSYNLMPSDVTSAIDAQNTQFSVGQLGAAPAVPGQQLNATITAQGRLTNVDEFKNILLKVNADGSQVRLRDVARIELGAQSYASVARLDGKPASGIAISLASGANALDTAKIVKAKMDELSKYFPAGLKLMYPYDSTTFVKISISEVAHTLIEAIVLVFFIMYLFLQNFRATLIPTIAVPVVLLGTFGIMSVFGYSINTLTMFGLVLAIGLLVDDAIVVVENVERVMSEEGLSPLEATRKSMDQITGALVGIALVLSAVFVPMAFFSGSTGAIYRQFSVTIVSAMALSVIVALILTPALCATLLKPVPKGDHGIQKGFFGWFNRMFERNTRRYRTWVGKALQHTGRMLIIYTALLAALAFMFTKLPTSFLPEEDQGALMVMVQLPTGATQERTMKVLDGVSNYFTTQEKNNVQTVFTIAGFSFAGSGQNMGLAFVKLKDWSQRTADGTDSTAIAGRAMGHFMQVKDASIFAFNLPAIRELGNATGFDLFLKDEGGLGHDKLIAARNQLLGMAAKDPILTRVRPNGMEDTPEYNISIDYEKAMALGLTVNDINNALSIAWGSKYVDDFIDRGRVKTVYVQADAPFRMQPEHLNLWYVRNSSSKMVPFSAFAKGSWSFGSPNLQRYNGSSAVEIVGEPKAGYSSGQAMAEISKLIAQLPPGIGYEWTGLSYQEQVSGSQAPALYAISLLVVFLCLAALYESWSIPFSVMLIVPLGVFGALTAATLRTLSNDIFFQVGLLTTIGLSAKNAILIVEFAKELFDKGMGLKQAVIEAARIRLRPILMTSMAFLLGVLPLVISTGAGANGRHAIGTGVTGGMIAATLLAIFYVPSFFVLVMKYFSKYRKNLTTLTTAENNHD